The following proteins are co-located in the Calorimonas adulescens genome:
- a CDS encoding BMP family lipoprotein, with product MLLSLAACGSPAGTTQNNSAQSDNTTKSDSTVTSDNGKFEIAMITDIGTIDDKSFNQGTWEGVKKYAEEKGITHKYYKPTEKSNDAYLTAIDLAVKGGAKIVVTPGFLFEEPIYIAQDQYPDVNFILIDGNPHDANYNYRTEKNTVGVLFAEEQAGYLAGYAAVKDGYTKLGFMGGMAVPAVVRYGYGFIQGAEAAAEEMGLAPGSITLNYHYTGGFDATPEVQTLAASWYQSGIEVIFACGGAVGNSVMAAAEQSNGKVIGVDVDQSYESDTVITSAMKGLGEAVYALLDQYYKGTFPGGQSLIFSAKNNGVGLPMETSKFRKFTKADYDAIYSKLANDTDGIASKLVKDTDASGKPVNVTDLKTSAVTVKVIE from the coding sequence ATGTTGCTCTCGCTTGCTGCCTGTGGTTCACCGGCTGGAACAACACAGAACAATTCTGCACAATCGGACAATACAACAAAATCCGATAGCACTGTAACCTCAGATAATGGCAAATTTGAGATAGCGATGATTACTGATATCGGTACTATTGATGACAAGTCTTTCAATCAGGGTACGTGGGAAGGCGTAAAGAAGTATGCTGAGGAAAAGGGTATCACCCACAAATACTATAAACCAACTGAGAAGAGCAATGATGCTTATCTAACCGCAATTGACCTGGCAGTTAAAGGTGGAGCAAAGATTGTTGTCACACCGGGCTTTTTGTTTGAAGAGCCAATATACATTGCACAGGATCAGTACCCGGATGTAAACTTTATTTTAATTGATGGCAATCCGCATGATGCAAACTACAATTATCGCACCGAAAAGAATACGGTAGGTGTTCTGTTTGCTGAGGAACAAGCTGGTTACCTTGCAGGCTATGCGGCCGTTAAGGATGGTTATACCAAACTGGGCTTTATGGGTGGTATGGCTGTTCCTGCAGTTGTACGTTATGGTTATGGATTTATTCAGGGAGCAGAGGCTGCTGCTGAAGAAATGGGCCTTGCACCTGGATCAATCACTTTAAACTACCATTATACCGGTGGTTTTGATGCAACACCTGAAGTGCAGACACTGGCAGCTTCCTGGTATCAGTCGGGTATAGAGGTTATCTTTGCCTGCGGTGGTGCTGTTGGTAATTCAGTAATGGCTGCAGCAGAACAGTCAAATGGCAAGGTAATAGGTGTTGACGTTGATCAGTCATATGAGAGTGACACAGTCATTACCTCGGCAATGAAGGGTTTGGGCGAGGCCGTTTATGCATTGCTTGATCAATACTATAAGGGTACTTTCCCCGGCGGACAGAGCCTTATCTTCTCTGCTAAAAACAATGGTGTTGGTCTTCCGATGGAAACCTCTAAGTTTAGGAAATTCACAAAGGCTGATTATGATGCAATCTATTCAAAACTTGCCAACGACACAGACGGCATTGCATCTAAACTTGTGAAGGACACTGATGCAAGCGGCAAGCCTGTCAACGTAACCGATCTCAAAACATCGGCGGTAACAGTCAAGGTTATAGAATAG
- a CDS encoding alanine/glycine:cation symporter family protein: MEWLLNINKIVNGIVWGPPMLILIVGTGIFLTLYLGFPQVTKFGYIMKNTLLRAFSKKTTGEGDITPFQAVATALAATVGTGNIAGVATAIFLGGPGAIFWMWLSAFFGMVTKYSEVCLSVNYRVKNPDGSFSGGPMYYISNGLNAKWLAYIFAVFGALAAFGIGNMVQANSTALSLKAGFGIRELYTGIALAVLTGLVIIGGVKRIGQVTEYLVPFMAIIYVIGSLVIILLHIDKIPEAFAMIFENAFTPTAASGGFAGATIMMGVRYGVARGVFSNEAGLGSAPIAHAAATVDHPVKQGIYGVFEVFMDTIVICTMTALVILTTGVWNSGKTSSELSMYAFETGLPGTWGKFIVVIGLALFAYSTIIGWSYYGEKCVEFLFGPKARLPYRIIWLPFIGIGAVGGLTELWNLADTLNGLMAIPNLIGVLLLSGVVRKLTKEYFSTH; the protein is encoded by the coding sequence ATGGAGTGGCTTTTAAACATCAACAAGATTGTAAACGGCATAGTATGGGGACCACCAATGTTAATCCTCATAGTTGGCACCGGTATCTTCCTGACATTATATCTTGGGTTCCCACAGGTAACAAAGTTTGGCTACATCATGAAAAATACCCTGCTTAGGGCCTTTTCTAAAAAGACCACTGGTGAGGGCGATATAACCCCTTTTCAGGCAGTGGCAACAGCTCTGGCAGCTACAGTGGGTACAGGTAATATAGCTGGGGTTGCAACAGCTATTTTCCTGGGTGGTCCCGGGGCTATATTCTGGATGTGGCTTTCAGCATTCTTTGGCATGGTTACAAAGTACTCCGAGGTATGTCTCTCTGTCAATTATCGTGTCAAAAATCCTGATGGGTCATTTTCCGGCGGACCCATGTACTATATATCAAATGGGCTTAATGCAAAGTGGTTGGCATATATTTTTGCTGTATTTGGCGCATTAGCAGCTTTTGGTATTGGCAATATGGTACAGGCAAATTCCACTGCACTTTCACTAAAAGCAGGCTTTGGAATTCGAGAATTATATACAGGCATTGCGCTGGCAGTGCTAACTGGACTCGTAATAATAGGTGGAGTTAAGCGCATAGGTCAGGTAACCGAATATCTGGTACCTTTTATGGCTATAATATATGTTATTGGTTCACTTGTCATCATACTGCTACATATAGACAAAATTCCGGAGGCATTTGCCATGATATTTGAAAATGCCTTTACCCCTACCGCAGCATCAGGTGGTTTTGCCGGTGCAACCATCATGATGGGTGTACGTTATGGCGTTGCCAGAGGTGTATTCTCCAATGAGGCCGGTCTTGGCAGCGCTCCTATAGCTCATGCGGCTGCTACTGTGGACCACCCTGTAAAACAGGGTATATATGGTGTATTTGAGGTCTTTATGGACACTATAGTTATCTGTACTATGACTGCACTGGTTATACTGACAACAGGCGTATGGAACAGTGGAAAGACCAGTTCTGAGCTATCCATGTATGCATTTGAAACGGGACTGCCAGGCACGTGGGGTAAGTTTATAGTTGTAATTGGCCTGGCCCTGTTTGCATACTCCACAATTATAGGGTGGTCGTACTATGGTGAAAAGTGTGTAGAGTTTTTATTTGGCCCTAAGGCCAGACTCCCATACAGGATTATATGGCTTCCATTCATAGGAATAGGTGCTGTTGGCGGCCTTACAGAGCTCTGGAATCTCGCCGATACATTAAACGGCTTGATGGCCATCCCTAACCTTATAGGCGTCCTGCTCTTAAGTGGGGTTGTCCGTAAGCTGACTAAAGAATACTTTTCTACTCATTAA
- a CDS encoding V-type ATP synthase subunit D produces the protein MPQQGSLRATRMELMQFKTRLKTATRGHKLLKDKQDGLIRSFLDLVKKNRELREEVEVELVKALKNFLMARAVMSPDIIEESLIYPARSIDIKVTTRNIMSVNVPKITLKEKEKSKGLSYGLATTSAELDDAIKVMGDVLPKLLELAEIEKTCQLLADEIEKTRRRVNALEYVMIPQLEENIRFINMKLEENERANTARLMKVKEIIAK, from the coding sequence ATGCCTCAACAGGGTAGCTTAAGGGCGACAAGGATGGAGCTTATGCAGTTTAAGACCCGTCTTAAAACGGCTACAAGAGGGCATAAGCTGCTGAAGGACAAACAGGATGGGCTTATACGGTCTTTTCTGGACCTTGTGAAGAAGAATAGAGAGTTACGAGAAGAAGTGGAGGTTGAACTTGTAAAGGCACTGAAGAACTTTTTGATGGCCAGGGCGGTCATGAGCCCTGACATTATAGAGGAGAGCCTCATTTATCCTGCCAGAAGCATTGACATAAAAGTTACGACACGCAATATAATGAGTGTAAATGTCCCCAAAATAACATTAAAGGAAAAAGAAAAATCAAAGGGGTTATCCTATGGCCTGGCCACAACTTCGGCAGAACTGGATGATGCGATAAAGGTCATGGGGGATGTACTCCCAAAGCTTTTAGAGTTGGCCGAGATAGAAAAGACCTGTCAGCTTCTGGCTGATGAAATAGAAAAGACCAGGAGACGGGTGAATGCCTTAGAGTATGTAATGATACCTCAGCTGGAGGAAAATATCAGGTTCATTAACATGAAGTTAGAGGAAAATGAAAGGGCAAACACTGCAAGGCTTATGAAGGTGAAGGAGATAATAGCAAAATAA
- a CDS encoding V-type ATP synthase subunit B, translated as MPKEYKTIKEVAGPLMLVEGVEGAKYNELVEIELADGSVRRGQVLEVNEDKALIELFEGSTGINLNTTKVRFLGRGIELGVSMDILGRVFDGFGRPRDNGPKIMPEKRLDINGSPINPVSRDYPSEFIQTGISAIDGLNTLVRGQKLPIFSASGLPHSRLAAQIARQARVLGAEEKFAVVFGAMGITFEEANFFINDFQRTGAIDRAVLFMNLADDPAIERIATPRMALTAAEYLAYEKDMHVLVILTDMTNYCEALREISAARKEVPGRRGYPGYMYTDLASIYERAGRIKGRIGSITQIPVLSMPEDDITHPIPDLTGYITEGQIILSRDLHRKGIYPPINVLPSLSRLKDKGIGKGKTREDHADTMNQLFASYAAGKDAKELSVILGESALSDVDRLYLRFSDEFEDKYVRQGEYENRTIEETLNIGWELLSILPKSELRRIHDEYIEKYLPEKKEV; from the coding sequence ATGCCAAAGGAGTATAAGACAATAAAAGAGGTAGCAGGCCCCCTGATGCTTGTTGAAGGCGTGGAAGGTGCTAAATACAACGAGTTGGTAGAGATAGAGCTGGCGGATGGCTCAGTGCGCAGGGGTCAGGTTCTTGAGGTAAATGAAGATAAGGCACTGATCGAGCTATTTGAAGGTTCTACAGGTATTAATTTAAATACGACAAAGGTAAGGTTTTTAGGCAGGGGCATAGAACTTGGGGTGTCAATGGATATTCTTGGCAGGGTTTTTGACGGCTTTGGCAGACCGAGAGACAATGGTCCAAAGATAATGCCGGAAAAGAGACTGGATATAAATGGTAGTCCTATAAACCCTGTATCAAGGGATTATCCATCAGAGTTTATACAGACAGGTATATCAGCTATAGATGGGCTGAATACGCTGGTAAGAGGTCAAAAGCTTCCTATATTCTCAGCTTCAGGGTTGCCTCATTCAAGACTTGCAGCACAGATAGCAAGGCAGGCAAGGGTTTTAGGCGCTGAGGAAAAGTTTGCTGTTGTATTCGGGGCTATGGGTATAACCTTTGAGGAAGCCAACTTCTTTATAAATGACTTTCAAAGGACGGGAGCTATAGACAGGGCAGTACTTTTTATGAATTTAGCTGATGACCCGGCCATTGAAAGAATAGCCACACCACGAATGGCCCTTACAGCTGCAGAATATCTCGCATATGAGAAAGACATGCATGTGCTGGTCATCTTGACTGACATGACAAACTACTGTGAGGCATTGAGGGAAATCTCTGCAGCAAGAAAAGAGGTGCCAGGAAGGCGAGGGTATCCGGGTTATATGTATACGGACCTGGCGTCTATATATGAAAGAGCAGGGAGAATCAAGGGAAGGATAGGGTCTATTACACAGATCCCTGTCTTAAGTATGCCTGAGGATGATATTACCCATCCTATACCGGACCTTACTGGATACATTACCGAGGGGCAGATAATATTGTCCCGTGACCTTCACAGGAAAGGGATTTATCCACCCATTAATGTGCTTCCTTCCCTTTCGCGTCTTAAGGACAAGGGTATTGGAAAAGGTAAGACGAGGGAGGACCATGCTGATACGATGAACCAGCTTTTTGCATCTTATGCAGCAGGTAAGGATGCAAAGGAACTTTCGGTAATACTGGGAGAGTCTGCATTGAGCGATGTGGACAGGTTGTATCTGCGTTTTTCCGATGAGTTTGAGGATAAATATGTAAGGCAGGGTGAGTATGAAAACAGGACAATAGAGGAAACCTTGAACATAGGGTGGGAGCTTTTGAGTATATTGCCTAAGTCAGAGCTCAGGAGAATCCACGATGAATATATCGAGAAGTACCTTCCCGAGAAGAAAGAGGTGTAG
- a CDS encoding V-type ATP synthase subunit A has protein sequence MKEGRIVMVSGPLVVAEGLDDAKMFDVVKVGKESLIGEIIEMRGGRASIQVYEETSGLGPGEPVISTGEPLSVELGPGLIESIFDGIQRPLTIIQDKVGSFITRGVSADPIDHGKKWVFEATVRPGDHVVSGDILGTVRETSLVVHKIMVPYGIEGIVKEISSGEFTVVDTIARVETADGVRDITMLQKWPVRHKRPIKEKLDPTEPLVTGQRVIDMLFPVAKGGTACIPGPFGSGKTVVQHQLAKWADAEIVVYVGCGERGNEMTDVLMEFPELKDPKSGEPLMKRTVLIANTSNMPVAAREASIYTGITIAEYFRDMGYSVAIMADSTSRWAEALREMSGRLEEMPGEEGYPAYLGSRIAEYYERAGKVVCLGNDGRIGSITAVGAVSPPGGDLSEPVTQNTLRVVKVFWALDAQLAYSRHFPAINWLTSYSLYIDNIKDWLEKNIGKEIIDMRQEAMRLLQEESELQEIVRLVGIDALSYRDRLVMEVSRSIREDFLHQNAFDDVDTYTSLIKQKKMLGLILEFYHEASKAIDEGVQFNKITSLPVMERIARARFISEDNLDEFDDIEREIRQEIEELYEAGGEE, from the coding sequence TTGAAAGAGGGTAGAATAGTCATGGTTTCGGGCCCACTGGTCGTTGCCGAGGGCCTGGATGATGCAAAGATGTTTGACGTGGTGAAGGTAGGAAAAGAAAGCCTTATTGGAGAAATAATTGAAATGAGAGGCGGCAGGGCCTCTATCCAGGTCTATGAAGAGACTTCAGGCCTTGGGCCTGGTGAGCCCGTTATATCCACAGGGGAACCGTTGAGTGTAGAACTAGGGCCTGGCCTTATTGAGTCCATATTTGACGGCATACAGAGACCACTGACAATAATTCAAGATAAGGTCGGCAGCTTTATAACAAGAGGGGTGTCAGCTGATCCGATTGATCATGGTAAAAAATGGGTTTTTGAAGCGACAGTGAGACCTGGTGACCATGTGGTCAGTGGTGATATTTTGGGCACAGTCAGAGAGACAAGCCTGGTTGTCCATAAGATAATGGTGCCATATGGCATAGAGGGTATTGTAAAAGAAATAAGCAGCGGTGAATTCACTGTGGTTGACACCATAGCAAGGGTTGAGACGGCAGACGGCGTAAGGGACATCACTATGTTGCAGAAATGGCCTGTAAGACACAAAAGGCCTATAAAGGAAAAACTCGACCCCACGGAGCCATTGGTGACCGGACAGAGGGTAATTGATATGCTCTTTCCTGTGGCAAAGGGTGGAACAGCCTGTATTCCTGGCCCCTTTGGCAGTGGTAAGACTGTGGTACAGCATCAGCTGGCAAAATGGGCAGATGCTGAGATAGTTGTCTATGTTGGCTGCGGTGAGAGAGGAAATGAGATGACGGATGTTCTGATGGAGTTTCCAGAGCTCAAGGACCCAAAGTCCGGGGAACCACTTATGAAGAGGACGGTGCTTATTGCCAATACTTCTAATATGCCGGTTGCAGCCAGAGAAGCATCTATCTACACCGGTATTACCATAGCTGAGTACTTCAGGGACATGGGTTACAGTGTTGCAATCATGGCTGACTCAACATCAAGGTGGGCAGAGGCCTTGAGGGAGATGTCAGGCAGGCTGGAAGAGATGCCTGGTGAAGAAGGATATCCGGCTTATTTAGGCTCGAGGATAGCTGAATATTATGAAAGGGCTGGCAAGGTTGTATGTTTGGGTAACGATGGCAGAATTGGTTCTATTACTGCTGTAGGGGCAGTATCGCCACCGGGCGGAGATCTGTCCGAGCCTGTGACTCAAAACACATTGAGGGTTGTTAAAGTATTCTGGGCACTGGATGCGCAACTTGCATACAGCCGTCACTTTCCAGCAATAAACTGGCTTACCAGTTATTCTTTGTATATAGATAACATAAAGGACTGGCTTGAGAAAAACATTGGTAAAGAGATTATTGATATGCGACAGGAGGCCATGCGTCTTTTACAGGAAGAATCTGAGCTGCAAGAGATTGTAAGGCTGGTTGGTATAGATGCACTTTCCTATAGAGATCGGCTTGTCATGGAGGTTTCAAGGTCAATAAGGGAGGATTTTCTACATCAGAATGCCTTTGATGATGTTGATACATACACCTCTCTTATAAAGCAAAAGAAGATGTTGGGTCTTATATTGGAGTTTTATCATGAGGCATCAAAGGCAATAGACGAGGGAGTGCAGTTTAATAAGATAACGTCACTTCCGGTAATGGAAAGGATAGCAAGGGCGAGGTTTATCTCTGAGGATAATTTGGATGAGTTTGATGATATTGAGAGAGAGATAAGGCAGGAGATTGAGGAACTCTATGAAGCTGGGGGTGAAGAATAA
- a CDS encoding V-type ATP synthase subunit F, translating to MYKIGVMGDTDTVLAFKALGIDTFPVKEDDDPDRILLDIVKKDYAVIFVTENIAERIGDTIKEFSAKPLPSIILIPNNQGSRGIGITSLKYSVEKAIGTDIIFRKEGETS from the coding sequence ATGTATAAGATTGGTGTTATGGGTGACACAGATACAGTACTTGCGTTTAAGGCCTTAGGTATTGATACTTTCCCTGTAAAAGAAGATGATGACCCGGACAGGATTTTATTGGACATTGTGAAGAAGGACTATGCTGTTATCTTTGTGACAGAAAATATAGCTGAGCGTATAGGTGATACCATAAAAGAGTTTAGTGCAAAACCGCTTCCTTCAATTATCCTTATACCCAATAATCAGGGCAGTAGGGGTATCGGCATAACCTCACTTAAGTATTCCGTAGAAAAAGCTATAGGTACGGATATAATATTTAGGAAGGAAGGAGAGACAAGTTGA
- a CDS encoding V-type ATP synthase subunit C, which produces MKRDTDYLFAINKIKVLENRMLNKSILNRMIDAADAFDAYKMLQETPYGEFLNEHDSPYDFENVIGKHIEDVYRTVDEATGSTSFTRFFRVREDYLNCKVLLKVKNFNGENYHLSSMGTISPEILNNCFKNEDFSELPEYLRIAIEKSKELFIQTEIPGYIDFAMDRFMYEHLYEMAREDSFLRGYIEREIDLINIRSFIRIKLMDESIDFLKAVLLDHGRLDKDFFYNIFNEQLAGLADRFKFTDYASVAEQGIKSWLESGSSMEMERLCDNYLLEYARQGKFSAFGTKPIWGFILGKLNEARLLRIVMVGKLNDIAKDLISERLRDAYV; this is translated from the coding sequence ATGAAAAGAGATACAGATTATCTTTTTGCTATAAACAAAATAAAGGTGCTTGAGAACAGGATGTTGAATAAAAGCATATTAAACAGAATGATTGATGCTGCTGATGCGTTTGATGCTTATAAAATGCTTCAGGAAACCCCCTATGGTGAGTTTCTTAACGAACATGACTCTCCATATGACTTTGAAAATGTTATAGGTAAACATATTGAGGATGTTTACAGAACTGTGGATGAAGCAACTGGCAGTACATCATTTACAAGGTTTTTTAGGGTAAGGGAGGATTATTTAAACTGCAAGGTTCTTTTAAAGGTAAAAAATTTTAATGGTGAGAATTACCATCTATCGTCTATGGGCACCATTTCGCCAGAAATATTAAATAATTGTTTTAAGAATGAGGATTTTTCAGAACTACCTGAGTATTTGAGGATTGCCATAGAGAAATCAAAGGAGTTGTTCATTCAAACAGAGATACCTGGTTATATTGATTTTGCTATGGATAGATTTATGTATGAGCATCTGTATGAAATGGCAAGGGAAGACAGCTTTTTAAGGGGCTATATTGAGAGAGAGATCGATCTTATAAATATACGGTCGTTTATTAGGATAAAACTGATGGATGAGTCCATAGATTTTTTAAAGGCTGTTCTCTTAGATCATGGCAGGTTAGATAAAGATTTTTTCTATAACATCTTTAATGAACAGCTTGCAGGGTTGGCTGACAGGTTTAAATTTACCGACTATGCGTCGGTTGCAGAGCAGGGGATAAAGTCCTGGCTTGAAAGCGGTAGTTCCATGGAGATGGAGAGACTGTGCGATAATTATCTTCTTGAATATGCAAGGCAGGGTAAGTTTTCAGCCTTTGGCACAAAACCCATATGGGGTTTTATATTAGGGAAGTTAAACGAGGCAAGGCTTTTGCGGATAGTCATGGTAGGAAAACTCAATGATATAGCTAAAGATTTGATTTCAGAAAGGTTAAGGGATGCCTATGTATAA